In the Helianthus annuus cultivar XRQ/B chromosome 11, HanXRQr2.0-SUNRISE, whole genome shotgun sequence genome, one interval contains:
- the LOC110890551 gene encoding protein NUCLEAR FUSION DEFECTIVE 4, which translates to MALQWLSLVATIWLQSISATNTNFPAYSSQLKLIFSLSQLQLNNLAFASDAGKLFGFVSGLAVVYLPLWLVLLVGSALGFIGYGVQYLFLLTNKVSSLPYPFLVLLTLLAGNSICWLNTVCYIIVIHNFPFDRQLAIGLSTSYQGLSAKIYSEFVDVIFKSSSKSSPIQITRSYLLLNCILPLVVCLITSPMLREIKTTRTRRLSCGFLVIFIITIFTGTYAVLTSLESAKRLCPPVVIFIGILLFLVAPLVVPLMEKLREKMDSKCLIRSSGKRVTDGGSMVEENVGVVNEHGVQDEGLFMCDDEEMGAKVMLKSLNFWLYFFVYMFGATVGMVYLNNLGQIVESRGSSNISSLVSLASSFGFFGRIFPCLLDYHISRLKFKNKVSRPAMIALMMMPMAASFFLLLSGSDICLYITTATIGICTGAITSISVSTTAELFGPKNFGVNHNIVVTNIPIGSFLFGNMAALLYRGQALTNIDGKCLGVKCYQTSFIIWGSLCFLGTFLAIILHSRSKKTYI; encoded by the exons ATGGCTCTTCAATGGCTAAGCTTAGTTGCTACAATTTGGCTTCAATCCATAAGTGCAACAAACACAAACTTCCCAGCTTACTCATCTCAACTCAAACTTATTTTTTCACTCTCACAGCTTCAGCTCAACAACTTAGCTTTTGCATCCGATGCTGGAAAACTGTTTGGTTTTGTATCGGGTTTAGCCGTGGTTTATCTCCCTCTTTGGCTTGTTCTTTTAGTAGGTTCGGCACTCGGGTTCATTGGCTATGGTGTTCAGTATCTATTCCttcttacaaataaagtttcctccTTACCCTACCCTTTTCTAGTTCTACTAACCCTTTTGGCTGGAAACAGCATTTGTTGGTTAAACACTGTTTGTTACATAATTGTGATACATAATTTCCCATTTGATAGACAACTAGCAATAGGATTATCTACAAGCTATCAAGGTTTAAGTGCTAAGATATATTCAGAGTTTGTTGATGTGATTTTTAAGTCCTCATCTAAATCTTCACCAATACAAATAACAAGATCATATCTTTTGTTGAATTGCATTTTACCACTCGTAGTTTGCTTGATCACTTCGCCAATGCTTCGAGAAATTAAAACCACAAGAACCCGAAGATTATCTTGTGGGTTTCTGGTAATTTTTATAATCACCATCTTTACAGGAACTTATGCTGTGCTTACCAGTTTAGAATCAGCAAAAAGGTTATGCCCTCCAGTGGTAATCTTTATTGGTATCCTTTTGTTCTTGGTGGCACCATTAGTGGTGCCATTGATGGAAAAATTAAGAGAGAAAATGGATAGTAAATGCTTGATAAGAAGCAGCGGGAAAAGGGTCACTGATGGGGGCAGCATGGTAGAGGAAAATGTAGGGGTGGTGAATGAACATGGGGTGCAAGATGAAGGGCTGTTCATGTGTGATGATGAAGAGATGGGGGCTAAAGTAATGCTGAAAAGTTTAAATTTTTGGTTGTATTTCTTTGTGTATATGTTTGGTGCAACAGTTGGCATGGTGTATCTTAACAACTTGGGACAAATTGTGGAGTCTAGAGGGAGTTCTAACATTTCTTCTTTGGTGTCATTGGCTTCTTCTTTTGGTTTCTTTGGTCGCATCTTTCCTTGCCTTCTTGACTACCATATATCAAG GCTCAAATTCAAGAATAAAGTATCCAGACCAGCAATGATAGCACTAATGATGATGCCGATGGCAGCATCATTTTTCTTACTTCTGAGCGGGAGCGACATTTGTCTATACATAACCACAGCTACCATTGGGATATGTACGGGTGCAATCACCTCGATCTCTGTGTCAACTACTGCTGAGCTTTTTGGGCCAAAGAACTTTGGTGTGAACCATAACATTGTGGTTACTAATATCCCAATAGGATCGTTCTTGTTTGGAAACATGGCCGCATTGCTTTACCGTGGGCAAGCCCTTACAAACATTGATGGAAAGTGTTTGGGCGTCAAATGTTATCAAACAAGTTTCATAATTTGGGGTTCGCTTTGTTTCCTAGGGACCTTTTTAGCTATAATTCTTCATTCAAGATCTAAAAAGACTTACATATAG